Proteins from one bacterium genomic window:
- a CDS encoding electron transfer flavoprotein subunit beta — protein sequence YEVVETQLPALLTVVKEINEPRLPSLRGKLTSKKKEIIKWGAQELDVNPDDVGLTGSPTRVIRTFTPPPRKDRKILHGEVKDIVKELACELKQRKIV from the coding sequence GCTATGAAGTCGTGGAAACTCAACTACCTGCTTTACTCACAGTCGTCAAAGAGATTAATGAACCAAGACTCCCTTCATTACGAGGCAAATTAACCTCTAAAAAGAAAGAAATTATTAAGTGGGGTGCGCAAGAACTTGATGTTAACCCGGATGATGTTGGACTGACGGGCTCTCCCACTCGAGTAATTCGCACATTTACCCCGCCACCTCGAAAAGATAGAAAAATCCTCCATGGTGAGGTTAAAGATATAGTCAAAGAATTAGCCTGTGAATTGAAACAGAGAAAGATAGTATGA
- a CDS encoding phosphoribosylanthranilate isomerase: MTRIKVCGITSKTDAFMCIDAGVDILGFVFVGESPRKIAPEEAQRIINDIPSFVITVGIFVNRPENEVVKIADLCKLDRLQLHGEESPQYCASFNRKIIKAFRIRSSDDLTVIPGYKVSGYLVDSYEEERAGGTGRTFEWSLAQEATKFGPIILAGGLTPENVNRAISIVRPYAVDVSTGVEEKDTPGKKNKIKLTEFIRQVQNADSDIIIADKAKKLFEWEGEEVKEKKGGFLFWKKK, from the coding sequence ATGACCAGGATTAAAGTATGTGGGATAACAAGTAAAACAGATGCCTTTATGTGTATTGATGCTGGTGTAGATATTTTAGGATTTGTTTTTGTAGGGGAGTCGCCGAGAAAAATTGCACCTGAAGAGGCTCAGCGTATTATAAATGACATACCATCTTTTGTTATCACGGTGGGTATATTTGTGAATAGACCAGAAAATGAAGTTGTCAAAATTGCCGACTTATGTAAATTAGATAGATTACAACTTCATGGGGAAGAATCTCCTCAATATTGTGCTTCTTTTAATCGTAAGATAATCAAGGCATTTAGAATTAGAAGTAGTGATGACCTCACTGTTATCCCTGGGTATAAGGTTTCGGGATATTTAGTGGATAGCTATGAAGAAGAGCGCGCTGGTGGAACTGGTAGAACATTTGAATGGAGTTTAGCCCAGGAGGCAACTAAATTCGGACCGATTATCCTGGCAGGTGGACTTACTCCTGAAAATGTCAATCGGGCTATATCCATCGTTCGTCCTTATGCCGTTGATGTAAGCACGGGCGTAGAGGAAAAAGATACACCAGGGAAGAAAAATAAAATAAAATTAACCGAATTCATTAGACAGGTTCAAAATGCTGATAGTGATATTATTATCGCTGATAAGGCAAAAAAACTATTTGAATGGGAAGGGGAAGAAGTAAAAGAGAAAAAAGGTGGATTTCTGTTTTGGAAGAAAAAGTAA